From the genome of Pseudoliparis swirei isolate HS2019 ecotype Mariana Trench chromosome 14, NWPU_hadal_v1, whole genome shotgun sequence:
TCGAGTTAGTGAGGGGGAAACAGAGAGCTGGCTCTCAAACCATCTTTAATTGCccgtctaaaaaaaaaaccacaaaaaatGTATTGGAGCGTGAGCAGATAGCACAGTAACGAGATTGGTGTCATTACAGTAATAATGAGGTAATAAGCAGCTATTAGAGTTAGTGAAATGTAGCCGAGTACAGTACCGGGGGACTCACAGCGTGGTCGGAAGCGGTCACCAGGGCTGGCCTGGGAGCTGGAGTTGGAGGAGCCGGAGGAGCTGCCGCTGCCTGGCCGAGGCTGCAGCTTCTCCACTCGGTCCCACAGCGGCCGCTGCTCCGCATTACTGCCACAGAGCACACCGCCGCATTAACGCAATGCTCCTAGAATACTCGTAAACTGTGTGCAACTGCCTCTCAAATTCGTAAAAACCGACAACAAAAAATGTCAAAGTCCAGATGTCACTCCACTCACCCTGCGGCGCTCCTCTGTACAGCCTGGTTGCCGGGCTGTGACGGCAGAGGGGACTCTCGGCGCGACAGTACCGGAGACCTGGAGGTTGTCCTCACTGGGACCTGGAGGACACAGATGGTGGCCGGTTTGTGTGTGGCAAGATAACAGTTTTATTCAATTACTTAGGTGTGACAAAATTGAAGCgttttatgtaaaaaaataaaagataatcgAAACAGAAACCAGCAAAGAGCAACATATTCACTATAATTGCGTAAACTCAATTAGGCACGGACCTCATCTTTGAATCCGGTATTAAAACCAGACGGTGAAATAAAGGACAAAACATCTCTTTACCCACAACAACAGAGTGCTGAGAGGAAGCTGCTCAGAGGATCTCCAGCACCCCCACTACACACTGTCGCTTAttgaattattaattattaaatcaTTACTGAATGTGCAAAGTAATTTCAAATCCGTGACGTTTCCTTGTGTTTCACGACAGTGGTGTCAAAGTGGATGAAAATGAGGCCGATCATCAAGGCAAACACAAACGCACAGCACAAAGTCAAGTGAGTGGCATGAAGAGGAAGTGAATGAGGGAGTTACGGGCGGGAAAGGGatggggagggaaggggggccTCATCAGCTCCTTACCTTGGGAGGTGCCTCCTCGCCGCTGGCCCTATTGTGGGCCtgagggtggtggaggggaggttggggatcagtgcgTGCGGGCGATGGGTGGTGATGGTGGGGGTCCTGGGAACGCAGGTGGAGTTGTGCAAAGTTAGAGGTCACGCCGCCGGGCTCGCTGAAGGACTGGGAGCGAGAGACCacgggcagaggaggaggaggaggaagaggaggaggaggaggaggagagggggtggCACTGTTGCTGCTTTTTAGAGCAGCCAGGTGGGACCACTGGACCTTTTAggggggtgagggaggaggaaggacaaggaggaggagcaggaggaggaggtgaaacaAGCAGACAACACAGTGAGACATGAGGGAAGATGTGTGTGGTTTTGCACATACATGTGCTGAGATATTTAGCCGGCACATGCATGCAGCAGACTACACGCAACACGACATGATGATGTGATTCGCCGTCTTGGCTGTCGGCGGATGCAACAACTTAAAGAAACAGGATTCTTTGGAAATTTTGTTTAGTTAGTTCCAGAAGATCGCCATCATGTCGGTAAATATGACGCATGTTGTTTTTACGCTTCACCCGTTTTCAGTcttacctgctgctgctggtgggagCCTAATATTTAGGTAATGATATGAGAGTGCGAGTGAAAAAGCTGATTTCCaataaactattcctttaacatGACTACTGTCTATAGTTGCAGATTACTCTTTCTGTTTCATTGCAGGTTACTTGCTCCGCCCCCAGCTGTTTCTgaacagaaggaagaaaaacacacttcaCCGCCCTTCTGCCCAGGAAGTGATCCCCGCTGTCGCGCCGCTGCGAGTACACACACTTTCtaaaaagggagggaggaagagagagtgtgtcGGGAAGGAGAGGGTGGGGAGTTACCTGAGGCTCCATGGGCCGGTGCATGGCGGAGGCCTCGGAGGAGGAGCCGTCGTTGGAGAAGGGTTCAGAGGAgcgggggggcagggggggctgCTTGGAGGGAGGGGCAATCTGAGGGGAGCCCTGAATGTTCTTACGGTACCGCTCGTCGGCCTGGGTTGAGGGAATCGCACAGGGCAGAGATGGAATGAGGGTCAGGGGAAATATTTCAATGATTGACCAAACAGACCAAAAAATTATCCAGTCGACGGGAACCTCTTCTTAAATTTAAAAGAATAGAGGCAGAGTTATAAATGGTTCCCGtctgcttgtttttttttcacattcTACCATGTGTTTGGAGTCTTCTGCCAAACACAGAAACCTTCACAAACATCTGGGGACATCGAACATGCTTGAAGCCCGCTTGAGGCAGCCGTACAGACGCATGTGCGCAGACAGGATTCTTTGCAACAAATACATCCTTGTAATTACGTTTGCGTGATAAATGGTGGGGGAAATCGTTGTTAATGACAGAACAGCTCTGTTGACGACGGGAGACGCCGCTCGGGGTGTCCTGCATGTTAGTCTGGGCCTCAGCCGTCCTCGTGCAACGGACCCGATCCACACGAAACGGCATTGTTGAAGAATTTCACAGGTGGCCATCCAAGATCAAGAGGAAAAAAACGCTAACTTGTTGTTCTGAGGGAAAGTACCCTCCAAGAGAAAAGGATGAAAGGAGTGCGTGGACTCAAATGAcggaatataaaaaagaaaacataaataaataaatgaataaatataaatgtaatcatTTAATTCATCATCTTTGTCTGAAACCGGAGCCTAAAAGATGTTCATCCAAGTGAAAGTGGAATCTTGCATTTCTTCTCCTACAAATAAATGATTCCTCTTTCTCTTGCTCGGCCTGCTTCGAGTGAAAATGAAGACACAAACAGTTCAGACATCCCGACAGTTTTAGTAGTCAAGGAGACTAGCAACAGTGCAAGAGAAGGGCGGCTGCCAAGAGAGTGGAGGAGAACAGCTCCGTTTTATTCAGGACGTAAAAAGGCTGGATGCTGCCAGCCTGTGAGTTTCTATTCTCCAACATACATTCAAAAGGTCTGGCTGAGAGGGCCCGCTTTGGAACTAATTGCTGGAATAACGCCACTGCATCCAAAACAGACAGTGCCAAATAAATGGAGCTATTTAGGCTGAAGAACACCATTCTTCGCTGCTCGCTGCTCTGTTGTCGTTATGGTCGCCGAGTCTGAGCGAGGATAAGCAAGAAGAAGCTGGAAAGAGCAGGCAGCGGGGTAGGCAGAGCCAACGAGGAGGTTCACCTCTCTGATAGGCTGAGGAGGATCGCCGACAGGCTCTGCAGGCCTATCGGGATCCAAACTTTCCTCCTGGGGAGGTTCAGAGTCACTGAGGGGGCTCGGGGGAGTTTGAGAGCTGGCTTGGACAGGTTTCATCAGAGTCAGTCTTCTTTGCCACTGCTGTCTGAGGGGACCGTCTGAAGGGCTCTGGAGGAAACGGCCCTCTCGAGGACCCGAGCTTGAGGGCTCGCGTTGAGGACTCTGCTGGAGGGCTGTGGAGGTGAGCTACGGTCTGAAGGGAGTTTGGTCTTGTTGCCTGGCGACTGTTTGGATTCGCGCTGGAGCGAGAGCAGGTAGGCCCGCTCCTGCTGCAGGCGCTTATGGAGTCGCTCGGCCCTgcgctgctcctccagctcccgCCACTTGAACTCCTGTTGCAGAGTGTGGTGTTGATTTAAGGTGGAGAGAAGAGACGGGAGAGCCGGCAGGCCCGCGTCGGCCTGACTAACCGACGAAAAATAGGTGCCGTCCTTCATGCTGCCAGACGTTGGCGGCATTTGTTGTCGGCATTTCCCCCGTTTAACggaattaaatataatataacaaatgCAGAAGAAGAGTTTAGAGTTCAAATCATTCGGCAAATTATTGAATTGGTTCTCTTCGCTTCGCTGTAATGGGCAGCAtggggtgcatgtgtgtgactgACCAGCAGCATGGCCTGTTCACggagcagctgctcctgcagcatctccaggtgtctctgctcctcctccagctgacgTCTGATATAATCCTGTCAATCACgggaaagaaaaacaagcaaAGGTGTAAGTGGGCGTCGACAGAGTGTAAATACAATGTCCAACAAAGTGCTCTCTAAAGCACAAGTGTATTCAGTTCCCAACTGCAAGTCTCAGAGAAGACTTCCAACATCCGATTCCTTTTATCCTCACTGGCCATGTGACGTTCTACGTGACAATGTTTTAAAGCCGACCTGTTCGCGAtcgttcctcttcttctcgtcGTCAGCCCGCCGgcgttcctcctcttctttacgTCTGCGATCCATTTCTTCAACGCGCCTCTTTTCCTCCTGCTCGCGCCGACGCTGCTCGCGCTCCTGCTGCCTCCGCATCTCCCGTTCGCGGCGCTGTTGCTGAGGGGGCAGAAGACAAGAGACAGGTCGACATCTCCCAAACAAAAATACGATTCGCGGCAGTGACATCTCGTGCCATTCGGAGCTCAATGACAGAAAAGTACATTTAAATCATCCTACCTCCTCCAGCcgcctcctctgctccttcTGTTGCTCGATGCGTTTCTGCCTCTCGGCCAGTAGTTGGCGCTtgtactcctcctgctcccggagctgctgctcctggaggtgctggtggcgTCGGAGAGCCTCCGATCGCTCTTTGTTCTCCTGCTGCAGGCGGATGAAGTCGCGCCGCAGCGTGGACTCGCCTGGCACATTGACGATGGAGCTGGACGACGGGAGGAATCCGGCCAAGGCGGTGAGATTAGAGAGACGCGGGGTTTTCGATGTGTGCGCCTTCCGACAAGTCGGTACACTGAGTTTCAACGAGTCAAGCATACCTGGGTTCTCCCTCCTGCTCTGGAggatcctcttcctcctcctcactgccaCTGTACTCGTACTCCGTCTCATCTGTATAAGATCGAATGAAGTCGTCAGAATCGCATCAGAAACAGGGTTGAGAAATGACGAGAGATTATCAATTGCGCATTCTCCTTTTTCCGTGAATGGGCAAAGCTGTGAAGCAAGTGAAGACAAAAGAGAGCGACACACGCAcctttctctcccctcttcttcttggTGCGGTCGATGTGGTCTTTGAGCTGGATGCGGACCTGCCTCTCGTTGGGCTGGTCCCGGATAAAGGGGTGCTTAAGCAGCTGGTCTGTCGGGGGGCGCTGGGTGTAGTTCTTCACCAGGCAGCCCTCGATGAAACTGAAGAACTTTTTGGACCTGTGGGGATCGGGGAGAAAGAGCAGAGGAGGGTCAACGGAGAGAAGCAGCCTCTGATTTCTCAGTGGACACTGAGGTTTATGCGTGTGGAGAGGCCGCCGCAAACCTTTCATCACATCTATGCCGTGAAAAGCTGATATACGGGGCGCagtacaatgacatcatcatcgcCATTGCACCTGCTGCCATTGAGTGGCGGCGGGTTCAATTAAACGACAGCAAAACAACCATTTATACTACTTTCGTTATTTAATGCGAGACAGGATCCAAAATAGTGTCGGGGGGCAGCCGTACCACAACACATGTTAAAAATAGGAACTAATTCAGCTCAGCTCTAGTGCCATAAAAAGAAAACGCTTTTTTCTTCTGCAGTGCGACCAGAGCAGCGCTGCAATGCGTGCCAGGGGAGGCTCAGCCTGCCAGAGCAGGTGTACCACAGATGTTCAACTCCGCAGCAAAGCACAGAGGAGAAGACCAATTCAAGTCTCTGTGGCTGCCTGGTCAGAGATAAAATCAAAACACACCACAGGACTCACAAGAAGGGACCAAGTAGGAAATATATAATCTAAAATAATCCTGTTTCTTAAGCTTTAAAATAGGATTGGAAGGGAtagaaatggggaaaaaaacattcccTTGGGTGGTACTCACCATTTTTTGGACTTGAGTTTGGGCGGAGGGTTTCTTGGAATGAGGAAGAGCGCACGCATTGGGTGCATGTCACAAAGAGCTGGAAGCAGACGCACACATGCAGAGCATCAATAAGAATTCATGGGATTGAACCAATCACAAATCGCTGATATTAAGAGAAGCTGGCACTCACGTGGTGCTCCTTCAGCCATTTCAATTGCTGTGATTCCACAGGACCACAGATCACTCTGCGAGGAAAGGCGGCCATTAatcgcagcacacacacacacacacacacacacacacacacagcttttgcACACAATCCATCATGTCCACTTTTGAGCGGTGGCTCTTACTCTGTAATCATATGTAGCGTCTGGGTTCTCGTCACAAGCAATGACCTCAGGGGCCATCCAGTAAGGGGTCCCGATAAAGGTGTTCCTCCTCCCCACGGTCCGGTCGAGCTGAGCACTCACGCCAAAGTCCACTACAGAGAGAAGGGTGACCACGGTCAACGAGGTCCACCTCAGACACCGCTCTGAGGGGAAGTTAGCAAACACCTGTGTCGCAACTCACCGAGTTTGACTTCGGCATTCTCCGTCAACAGGACGTTCTGGCCCTTGATGTCGCGGTGGATAACGTGGTGGGCGTGAAGGTGGGCCAGACCCTgtcgagaaggagaagaagaaaaaaaacacaggacATCAGTGACTgttgagagacgagaggagacgaggaggagaggagaggaactcaCCCTGAGGATCTCTCTGGAGATGTAGCCGATCCAGTCTTCTTTCAGCTGGTTCCCCTTGGTGTTCTTCACCAGGTCTgtgatggaaccagctccacagAACTCCATCACCAGCTAGAAACGGGTACGAATCATCAGAGGATAAGCGTGTGACGCTCGAGCGTTGTAAACATTGcacaaatataaatgaaaatacGACAAAGCTAGGGATCAGAGAGCTTTGTGTGactgaaaagagaaacaaataatCATGGCAGCTACATATTTCGCACAGTTCTTAGTCAACCTTAATATCTTTTATGGATTTGGGACTTACCCATAGCTGGTCATCGTGTCCCGGGGGGCTCTTTTTAATGAAAGCACCGTAGTAGGTGGCGATGTTTCTGTGGTGGGAATACTTCTTCAGCATATTGATCTCCAGTTTaatttcctcctcttcatcctagacacacaaacacacacgttacaGTGGTATGAATAGACAAGAGGGTTTTTGTCCTCCGACTGGAAAGTCTTTATTGACACAATGATGACTGTGTGGCCTTAAATCATCAGTGACATTTAATTTCAGAGGAATTCACTTTCATATTTAGGGTCAGAGACTTTAGTGTTGTGCTTTGTGAGGACGCTCTGGTTTTATTTCAGCCTGACCTCGTTCATCCTTCGGCAATGAAACGATGCAAAAGCAGTCGTCCGTCTACTGCCAAATGATTCCTTTGTTTAGGGATTGATGATGCACGAGTGAGTCTAATAGTGAGCTGATGACTACAGTAGCATTTATTGGTAATCCCGtgtagaaaaaacaacaatctaCAACTAAATATACATTAGATCGATGGCAAATCGCTGACAGTTAATCCATAAGTATCAGGGAGACATTATCCTGAATAGAGTTGCTTAGAGCTGTGAAGAAAGTAAACGCTCTATTGACCTGCAAAAACACTGTAAACATCATGCAAGCATTCGTGTAAAATCCCTTGTATTAAATCAGCAGGAAACGGATGCCAATACAACCTGAAAAGGGACACGAGCGCGACGTGAAGACGATGGAATGCCACGCAAAAAGGGAAACGGCCCGATCGTAGCTTTAACGCCGCGTTCGTCATGGTTTCTGTTGGAAGTGGCCTTCACTGCCAGACAGAAGTGAACCTGTCCAGTGTCACATCTcgatgaagaaaataaaaagggtCAACTCGATGCAGTGCGAACGAACTCTCTGCTTGCACCCAGTAGCATCTTGACAATGATTAACAGGGACGCACTAATTGAACACATGCGGGGGTGAGCCCGCGAGTGCTTTGCTTCACGGTTGCACGGCCTCTCCTATAGAAAGTacggtgggaggaggggggacagaaACCACAGCAATATCACTGCGGACTGCGCCTCCTTATACCAATAGTGGCGTCTGCAGTGTCGTGTGCGTGCATCACCTATAGCGAAATGGCAGTTGGCAGCCTGCGCAGACGGCCGCGCTGCTGCTGCATGACTCGTTCGAGTTGACGCAAGCCTTTCTGTTGTGCGCAGAGGTTTGTCAAATGACAGCGCCGGAAGGATTCGAGGGGAAACTCAGAGTAATCCCGCAAACACGGGAGTGCAGTGCTAGGTGGCGCATAACATTCAAACAAGACGATACAACACCAGGCGTGAATATTATTCCAAGTGGTCGACTTTTGGGAATTTTCATGGTCGAGCACACGGAAGAAAATCTGTTAATTTTCCAACATTACAAGGTTAAACAAAATCGACTTAATACAGTCGAGATAGCCAAAGACAACAAAGCCAGTCTGCCCACGTCCTACAGTCAGGTCTCTACCAGGATGATTGGAAATGCTTTTTAATCATGTAAAGCCAAAGTAGAAAGGTGTCCATTGTTATCTCCGGGGGGCTATAAGGCAGCACAGAAAGAGCAGTTAGAGAGTGCTTGGATTTGAGAATGTGGCGCGGGGAGGAGAATGTGGGTCAGAGTGACACGGGACAGGCCGGCGTGCCGGTGGATGAGCTCTCCAGCGGGGATGCAGGGGCGAGGCAACATGGCCTCCcgaaaaaaaaacagagaagaTGATCAAGTCACCGTTGAAGGTGAGGAAGACCACTTGCTTTCTTCTCGTGAGGGACTGCGATTAAGATAAAGTGACTTCAAGGCCAAACTCACTTCCTTTTAAGGAGTGCTCATGAGCTTTAGGGCTGCAACCGGTTATTGTCTTTTATCGAATTGTTGTTTGGGCTAAAGAATTGGATTAGCATCCTGTTTAGTGCCCACAAATGAAATCACAGCCACACCGACTTAAATATCAGAGTACTCCCTCTAAGTAAGCTTCGTCAGGTTAATGCTGGAGACGATACACAATGAATCAGCCGAGTGTGTGCAGGGAATACAAACATGagcgttcacttgcagcaggTGAGTAAAACAGGTTTAGCCTCAGCGTGCACCTGCTTCATGTGAACACGTATCCTCCAATCAACCTGGTTGCCTATGAGCCCCGACACGTCTGGCAGGCACACCTGACGGTCACACCGAACAGGAAACTGGCGGAGCGATATTCGCCGCGCTGATTACACGCGATAACTCATCGGGGCGAGCGTGTCACGAGGAGCGGCAGCGGGCGAGTCGGGGCGCACTTTGCTCCGCTGCTTGCGTCAGGAGCCTCTTTCAGGGCGTTCGTTGATCACGCCGATGGTGGTGAATGTGTCCTTTATAAGGGTCGCGATGCAGGGGTGAAATCCAGCCTGCAAGTTCAACTCATTCAACGGAATTCGCCGGCGAAGCCCGTTAGTGGTGCAACGCGTGCGCGCTGTATCATTACGCCGGTATTCCTCCATCGTTATAACGTCCGCGCGGGTGGTTGGCTCAGCCGGCCTTCGCCGCGACTCTGAAACCTTCCGCTTTGTGTTCGCTGCACATGTGCATGTGCGGTTGTGTGCGTTCTCTCATCTGCAGGCGGGACCTCCCAGGGCTGAGGGCAGCCTGCTCGCCGCCAAATGACGCACTTCACTCAAGAAGCATCCTGTTGCCTCGACCCCACCCCTGGTGTTTATTAtcggggaggagaggaatcattacagagcgTGGCATTTTTCTCCTCCGCGAGCTCAGAAACACGTCGACGTCAGATCCGATGGAATGTCGACCGATTTAAATATTAACCAGACAACAAGGGCAAACGCTCAAATACATCAGAGTTCTTTGTTCCACTTTAGTTCCACATACGAGCTGAAACATCACGTGTAGCCTTACCTCTGTGACGTCCATGACTTTGATGGCAGCCAGCTGTCCAGTCTTGACGTGTCGTCCCtgcgtggagaaaaaaaacgaggTGAGCGTCCACTCTTATTATCAAGTGGGTGTTGATCGATGAACTACAAGAGTGTTTGCAGTGCACATGTGTGACAATTTAAAAAACGCCACGAATCGACTGATTTGTAGAGACCTGGAACAATTTACATAGATTTAGTCTCGTAAGACTAATAATTGATTTATCGCTTTTCTAGTAAAAATGCCACATTTGGTGGTTTCAGCTCCTAGAATATGACCCCTTTCATGTAAGAACAATTTGAATAACTTGGGGTTTTGGATCGCAATCAATCAACTTGTTCCCATCAAAGATTACAATCTGGAGTCTGACACGGCccacggaataaataataataataataataactttatttatatagcacctttaaaaacaatgtttacaaagtgctccacggagagtcaaagcaaaacaagtggaatagcaagaaacaaatattacatttaaaagtatatattaaaaataaaaaggaaaataaaaaaaatattaattaattaaaaaccaaatacatttaaaacagacaactaaattaggggaaccaaagttctgcataaaaagactagatcacttaaaagctgttctataaaaatgggttttaggaagtgatttaaaagaagttactgattctgcaagcCCCCTccggtaaataaataaacctacTGTATACAGTAGGAACCGCAGATGAGCATATTATTCCCAAGCCATATAGTCCCAACATTCCCAGACTTCTCTGCTCTCCCAACACCCCAGAGCCACTCCTTACGTAAACAAAGGACCGAAATAGAGGCCTCTGTGCGGCCCCCTTCCTCCCACTCCCAACTCAGAGAGGAGATAA
Proteins encoded in this window:
- the map4k4 gene encoding mitogen-activated protein kinase kinase kinase kinase 4 isoform X5, whose product is MANDSPAKSLVDIDLASLRDPAGIFELVEVVGNGTYGQVYKGRHVKTGQLAAIKVMDVTEDEEEEIKLEINMLKKYSHHRNIATYYGAFIKKSPPGHDDQLWLVMEFCGAGSITDLVKNTKGNQLKEDWIGYISREILRGLAHLHAHHVIHRDIKGQNVLLTENAEVKLVDFGVSAQLDRTVGRRNTFIGTPYWMAPEVIACDENPDATYDYRSDLWSCGITAIEMAEGAPPLCDMHPMRALFLIPRNPPPKLKSKKWSKKFFSFIEGCLVKNYTQRPPTDQLLKHPFIRDQPNERQVRIQLKDHIDRTKKKRGEKDETEYEYSGSEEEEEDPPEQEGEPSSIVNVPGESTLRRDFIRLQQENKERSEALRRHQHLQEQQLREQEEYKRQLLAERQKRIEQQKEQRRRLEEQQRREREMRRQQEREQRRREQEEKRRVEEMDRRRKEEEERRRADDEKKRNDREQDYIRRQLEEEQRHLEMLQEQLLREQAMLLADERYRKNIQGSPQIAPPSKQPPLPPRSSEPFSNDGSSSEASAMHRPMEPQVQWSHLAALKSSNSATPSPPPPPPLPPPPPLPVVSRSQSFSEPGGVTSNFAQLHLRSQDPHHHHPSPARTDPQPPLHHPQAHNRASGEEAPPKVPVRTTSRSPVLSRRESPLPSQPGNQAVQRSAAGNAEQRPLWDRVEKLQPRPGSGSSSGSSNSSSQASPGDRFRPRCESPASSKSEGSPLQRPENVPKKPDEKNLARPTRPADLTALAKELRAVDDVRPPHKVTDYSSSSEDSGSTDEEDDEEVDQEAGEESTSGPEDSRAGRLSNGETESAKTMLMEDSEGDMTTSKDGTLVIRQSTADIKQLVNLSSPSAGFVHVHGQPQTPSQGLAEKNGFAGRIHHLPDLIQQSHHSPSSSTTIPSSSSSSSSSSFPSSSSYASPAMSPQNPLDELSAIESQSESNSMSKHKSSSSFTPFIDPRLLQISPSSGSALNNMAAVGPDGQLADPLKSDPSRKGSVVNVNPVNTRPPSDTPEIRKYKKRFNSEILCAALWGVNLLVGTESGLMLLDRSGQGKVYPLINRRRVQQMDVLEGLNVLVTISGKKNKLRVYYLSWLRNKILHNDPEVEKKQGWVNVGELEGCVHYKVVKYERIKFLVLALKNAVEIYAWAPKPYHKFMAFKSFGDLVHKPLQVDLTVEEGQRLKIIYGSCSGFHAVDVDSGAVYDIYLPTHIQSSIQCHAIIILPNTDGIELLVCYEDEGVYVNTYGRITKDVVLQWGEMPTSVAYIRSNQIMGWGEKAIEIRSVETGHLDGVFMHKRAQRLKFLCERNDKVFFASVRAGGASQVYFMTLGRTSLMSW
- the map4k4 gene encoding mitogen-activated protein kinase kinase kinase kinase 4 isoform X3; translated protein: MANDSPAKSLVDIDLASLRDPAGIFELVEVVGNGTYGQVYKGRHVKTGQLAAIKVMDVTEDEEEEIKLEINMLKKYSHHRNIATYYGAFIKKSPPGHDDQLWLVMEFCGAGSITDLVKNTKGNQLKEDWIGYISREILRGLAHLHAHHVIHRDIKGQNVLLTENAEVKLVDFGVSAQLDRTVGRRNTFIGTPYWMAPEVIACDENPDATYDYRSDLWSCGITAIEMAEGAPPLCDMHPMRALFLIPRNPPPKLKSKKWSKKFFSFIEGCLVKNYTQRPPTDQLLKHPFIRDQPNERQVRIQLKDHIDRTKKKRGEKDETEYEYSGSEEEEEDPPEQEGEPSSIVNVPGESTLRRDFIRLQQENKERSEALRRHQHLQEQQLREQEEYKRQLLAERQKRIEQQKEQRRRLEEQQRREREMRRQQEREQRRREQEEKRRVEEMDRRRKEEEERRRADDEKKRNDREQDYIRRQLEEEQRHLEMLQEQLLREQAMLLADERYRKNIQGSPQIAPPSKQPPLPPRSSEPFSNDGSSSEASAMHRPMEPQVQWSHLAALKSSNSATPSPPPPPPLPPPPPLPVVSRSQSFSEPGGVTSNFAQLHLRSQDPHHHHPSPARTDPQPPLHHPQAHNRASGEEAPPKVPVRTTSRSPVLSRRESPLPSQPGNQAVQRSAAGNAEQRPLWDRVEKLQPRPGSGSSSGSSNSSSQASPGDRFRPRCESPASSKSEGSPLQRPENVPKKPDEKNLARPTRPAGDADLTALAKELRAVDDVRPPHKVTDYSSSSEDSGSTDEEDDEEVDQEAGEESTSGPEDSRAGFSHGFRRRLSNGETESAKTMLMEDSEGDMTTSKDGTLVIRQSTADIKQLVNLSSPSAGFVHVHGQPQTPSQGLAEKNGFAGRIHHLPDLIQQSHHSPSSSTTIPSSSSSSSSSSFPSSSSYASPAMSPQNPLDELSAIESQSESNSMSKHKSSSSFTPFIDPRLLQISPSSGSALNNMAAVGPDGQLADPLKSDPSRKGSVVNVNPVNTRPPSDTPEIRKYKKRFNSEILCAALWGVNLLVGTESGLMLLDRSGQGKVYPLINRRRVQQMDVLEGLNVLVTISGKKNKLRVYYLSWLRNKILHNDPEVEKKQGWVNVGELEGCVHYKVVKYERIKFLVLALKNAVEIYAWAPKPYHKFMAFKSFGDLVHKPLQVDLTVEEGQRLKIIYGSCSGFHAVDVDSGAVYDIYLPTHIQSSIQCHAIIILPNTDGIELLVCYEDEGVYVNTYGRITKDVVLQWGEMPTSVAYIRSNQIMGWGEKAIEIRSVETGHLDGVFMHKRAQRLKFLCERNDKVFFASVRAGGASQVYFMTLGRTSLMSW
- the map4k4 gene encoding mitogen-activated protein kinase kinase kinase kinase 4 isoform X11, which encodes MANDSPAKSLVDIDLASLRDPAGIFELVEVVGNGTYGQVYKGRHVKTGQLAAIKVMDVTEDEEEEIKLEINMLKKYSHHRNIATYYGAFIKKSPPGHDDQLWLVMEFCGAGSITDLVKNTKGNQLKEDWIGYISREILRGLAHLHAHHVIHRDIKGQNVLLTENAEVKLVDFGVSAQLDRTVGRRNTFIGTPYWMAPEVIACDENPDATYDYRSDLWSCGITAIEMAEGAPPLCDMHPMRALFLIPRNPPPKLKSKKWSKKFFSFIEGCLVKNYTQRPPTDQLLKHPFIRDQPNERQVRIQLKDHIDRTKKKRGEKDETEYEYSGSEEEEEDPPEQEGEPSSIVNVPGESTLRRDFIRLQQENKERSEALRRHQHLQEQQLREQEEYKRQLLAERQKRIEQQKEQRRRLEEQQRREREMRRQQEREQRRREQEEKRRVEEMDRRRKEEEERRRADDEKKRNDREQDYIRRQLEEEQRHLEMLQEQLLREQAMLLADERYRKNIQGSPQIAPPSKQPPLPPRSSEPFSNDGSSSEASAMHRPMEPQVQWSHLAALKSSNSATPSPPPPPPLPPPPPLPVVSRSQSFSEPGGVTSNFAQLHLRSQDPHHHHPSPARTDPQPPLHHPQAHNRASGEEAPPKVPVRTTSRSPVLSRRESPLPSQPGNQAVQRSAAGNAEQRPLWDRVEKLQPRPGSGSSSGSSNSSSQASPGDRFRPRCESPASSKSEGSPLQRPENVPKKPDEKNLARPTRPADLTALAKELRAVDDVRPPHKVTDYSSSSEDSGSTDEEDDEEVDQEAGEESTSGPEDSRAGFSHGFRRRLSNGETESAKTMLMEDSEGDMTTSKDGTLVIRQSQSESNSMSKHKSSSSFTPFIDPRLLQISPSSGSALNNMAAVGPDGQLADPLKSDPSRKGSVVNVNPVNTRPPSDTPEIRKYKKRFNSEILCAALWGVNLLVGTESGLMLLDRSGQGKVYPLINRRRVQQMDVLEGLNVLVTISGKKNKLRVYYLSWLRNKILHNDPEVEKKQGWVNVGELEGCVHYKVVKYERIKFLVLALKNAVEIYAWAPKPYHKFMAFKSFGDLVHKPLQVDLTVEEGQRLKIIYGSCSGFHAVDVDSGAVYDIYLPTHIQSSIQCHAIIILPNTDGIELLVCYEDEGVYVNTYGRITKDVVLQWGEMPTSVAYIRSNQIMGWGEKAIEIRSVETGHLDGVFMHKRAQRLKFLCERNDKVFFASVRAGGASQVYFMTLGRTSLMSW